In Kocuria turfanensis, a single genomic region encodes these proteins:
- a CDS encoding HAD hydrolase-like protein → MTAPVVLWDLDGTLLDPAGAITGGIARALAEHGHAVPQDLRRFVGPPVGWSLRAFTDVPEEEIPRVVATYRARYRTEGLAQTRIYPGVEALLEQLHGAGVRMAVATQKPEPTAELAVERFGLGRWFETVSGAADDAAAAPRDGAVHDKPAIIGEALRRLGVAAPDPARTVMIGDRRYDAEGALAHGIDCLGVRWGFADEHELATGFAAVAGDAAELGELLARYTQPAPTGR, encoded by the coding sequence ATGACCGCGCCCGTGGTGCTCTGGGACCTCGACGGCACGCTCCTGGACCCGGCCGGGGCCATCACCGGGGGCATCGCCCGGGCGCTGGCCGAGCACGGGCACGCCGTGCCCCAGGACCTGCGCCGCTTCGTGGGCCCGCCCGTGGGCTGGTCCCTGCGGGCGTTCACCGACGTCCCGGAGGAGGAGATCCCGCGCGTGGTGGCCACCTACCGGGCCCGGTACCGCACCGAGGGCCTGGCCCAGACCCGGATCTACCCCGGGGTGGAGGCCCTGCTCGAGCAGCTGCACGGCGCCGGGGTGCGGATGGCCGTGGCCACCCAGAAGCCCGAGCCCACCGCGGAGCTGGCCGTGGAGCGGTTCGGCCTCGGCCGCTGGTTCGAGACCGTCTCGGGGGCCGCCGACGACGCCGCGGCCGCCCCGCGCGACGGAGCGGTCCACGACAAGCCCGCGATCATCGGCGAGGCCCTGCGCCGGCTCGGCGTGGCCGCCCCGGACCCGGCGCGCACGGTGATGATCGGGGACCGGCGCTACGACGCCGAGGGCGCGCTCGCCCACGGGATCGACTGCCTGGGCGTGCGCTGGGGCTTCGCCGACGAGCACGAGCTCGCCACCGGCTTCGCCGCCGTGGCCGGGGACGCCGCCGAGCTCGGGGAGCTGCTGGCCCGGTACACCCAGCCCGCGCCGACGGGCCGCTGA
- the tpiA gene encoding triose-phosphate isomerase, giving the protein MTSQTNGQFDRTPLIAGNWKMNMDHVQAITLLQKLAWTLDDAKHDYSRAEVAVFPPFTDLRSVQSLVDGDDLRVVYGAQDLSDKDSGAYTGDISGQFLAKLGCTYVLVGHSERRTIHGETDEQCNAKIAAAHRHGLVPVLCVGEGLEVRQTGEHVAFTLEQLRGSIAGLEAERVAELVVAYEPVWAIGTGEVAGPGDAQEMAAAIREELAGLYDEATAAKTRILYGGSAKAANAGAILQGKDVDGVLVGGASLDAEEFASIARFEQHLVTD; this is encoded by the coding sequence ATGACTTCGCAGACCAACGGACAGTTCGACCGCACGCCGCTGATCGCCGGCAACTGGAAGATGAACATGGACCACGTCCAGGCCATCACGCTGCTGCAGAAGCTCGCGTGGACCCTGGACGACGCCAAGCACGACTACTCCCGCGCCGAGGTGGCGGTCTTCCCGCCGTTCACCGACCTGCGCTCGGTGCAGAGCCTCGTCGACGGCGACGACCTGCGCGTGGTCTACGGCGCCCAGGACCTCTCCGACAAGGACTCCGGCGCCTACACCGGCGACATCTCCGGGCAGTTCCTGGCCAAGCTCGGCTGCACCTACGTGCTCGTGGGCCACTCGGAGCGCCGCACGATCCACGGCGAGACCGACGAGCAGTGCAACGCCAAGATCGCCGCCGCCCACCGCCACGGCCTCGTGCCGGTGCTGTGCGTGGGCGAGGGCCTGGAGGTGCGCCAGACCGGGGAGCACGTCGCGTTCACCCTCGAGCAGCTGCGAGGCTCCATCGCCGGGCTGGAGGCGGAGCGGGTGGCCGAGCTCGTCGTGGCCTACGAGCCGGTCTGGGCCATCGGCACCGGCGAGGTCGCCGGCCCCGGGGACGCCCAGGAGATGGCCGCGGCCATCCGCGAGGAGCTCGCCGGGCTCTACGACGAGGCGACCGCCGCGAAGACCCGCATCCTCTACGGCGGCTCCGCCAAGGCCGCCAACGCCGGGGCGATCCTGCAGGGCAAGGACGTGGACGGCGTGCTGGTCGGCGGCGCCAGCCTCGACGCCGAGGAGTTTGCTAGCATTGCCAGGTTCGAGCAGCACCTCGTGACCGACTGA
- the whiA gene encoding DNA-binding protein WhiA, which yields MALTSSVKEELSRLEIKKSSERRAELSALLRFAGGLHIVSGRIVVEAEVDLGATARRARRAIAEVFGHESEIVVVSGGGLRRGSSYVVRVVQDGEALARRTGLLDSRGRPVRGLPPAVVNGAVADAEAVLRGAFLAHGSLTEPGRSAAMEFTCPGPEAALALVGAARRLGVLAKAREVRGVDRVVVRDGDAIAALLTRMGAHQTLLQWEDRRMRKEVRATANRLANFDDANLRRSAQAAVAAGARVERALEILGDEVPEHLRQAGELRLSNKQASLDELGRLADPPLTKDAVAGRIRRLLAMADRRAEELGIPGTDAGVAADAMPS from the coding sequence GTGGCCCTGACGTCATCGGTCAAGGAAGAACTGTCCCGCCTCGAGATCAAGAAGTCCTCGGAGCGGCGCGCCGAGCTGTCGGCCCTGCTGCGCTTCGCGGGCGGGCTGCACATCGTCTCGGGACGCATCGTCGTCGAGGCGGAGGTGGACCTCGGCGCCACGGCGCGCCGGGCGCGCCGGGCGATCGCCGAGGTGTTCGGCCACGAGAGCGAGATCGTGGTCGTCTCCGGCGGCGGACTGCGCCGCGGCAGCTCCTACGTGGTGCGCGTCGTCCAGGACGGGGAGGCCCTCGCCCGGCGCACCGGGCTGCTGGACTCGCGCGGGCGCCCCGTGCGCGGGCTGCCGCCGGCCGTGGTCAACGGCGCCGTGGCCGACGCCGAGGCCGTGCTGCGCGGCGCGTTCCTCGCCCACGGCTCCCTCACGGAGCCCGGCCGCTCCGCCGCGATGGAGTTCACCTGCCCCGGCCCCGAGGCGGCCCTGGCGCTGGTGGGCGCCGCCCGCCGGCTCGGGGTGCTCGCCAAGGCCCGCGAGGTCCGCGGGGTGGACCGCGTGGTCGTGCGCGACGGCGACGCGATCGCCGCGCTGCTCACCCGGATGGGCGCCCACCAGACGCTGCTGCAGTGGGAGGACCGCCGGATGCGCAAGGAGGTCCGGGCCACCGCCAACCGGCTCGCCAACTTCGACGACGCCAATCTCCGCCGCTCCGCCCAGGCCGCCGTCGCCGCCGGCGCCCGGGTCGAGCGGGCGCTGGAGATCCTCGGCGACGAGGTCCCCGAGCACCTGCGGCAGGCGGGGGAGCTGCGGCTGTCCAACAAGCAGGCGAGCCTGGACGAGCTCGGCCGGCTGGCCGACCCCCCGCTGACCAAGGACGCGGTGGCCGGACGGATCCGCCGGCTGCTGGCCATGGCGGACCGCCGGGCCGAGGAGCTGGGGATCCCGGGCACCGACGCGGGGGTGGCGGCGGACGCCATGCCGTCCTGA
- a CDS encoding gluconeogenesis factor YvcK family protein has translation MTLPPTGAFPRLPLSSRAEADPHHSPDPAGRRPGDESPSVVALGGGHGLSANLAALRRITPLLTAVVTVADDGGSSGRLRDELGVLPPGDLRMALAALCDDSEWGRTWRDVMQHRFSSAQGRATTLDNHALGNLLIVTLWELLGDPVAGLEWAGALLGARGRVLPMSTQPLVIAGDVPGAGTPDRPEGPGAVRTITGQAVLAKQADVCNVRLVPPDAPACPQAVEAVGLADWVILGPGSWHTSVLPHLLLPGLRRAICDSPARRCVTLNLSPDTETQGKTAADHLRVLHTYCPDLTLDVVLADPSATEDGADLEEVAASLGAEVFYADVRAHPGTAVHNTLRLAAAYQEIFERHR, from the coding sequence ATGACCCTTCCCCCCACCGGCGCGTTCCCCCGGCTGCCGCTGAGCAGCCGCGCCGAGGCCGACCCGCACCACTCCCCGGACCCGGCCGGCCGGCGCCCCGGCGACGAGAGCCCCTCCGTGGTGGCCCTCGGCGGCGGGCACGGGCTCTCGGCCAACCTCGCCGCGCTGCGGCGCATCACCCCGCTGCTCACCGCCGTGGTGACGGTCGCCGACGACGGCGGCTCCTCCGGCCGGCTGCGCGACGAGCTCGGTGTCCTGCCCCCGGGGGACCTCCGGATGGCCCTCGCCGCCCTGTGCGACGACTCCGAGTGGGGCCGGACGTGGCGCGACGTCATGCAGCACCGCTTCAGCAGCGCCCAGGGCCGGGCCACGACCCTGGACAACCACGCCCTGGGCAACCTGCTCATCGTCACGCTGTGGGAGCTGCTGGGGGACCCGGTGGCCGGCCTCGAGTGGGCCGGTGCCCTGCTGGGCGCCCGCGGCCGGGTGCTGCCGATGTCCACGCAGCCGCTGGTGATCGCCGGGGACGTGCCCGGCGCCGGGACCCCCGACCGCCCGGAGGGCCCCGGTGCGGTCCGCACGATCACGGGGCAGGCGGTGCTCGCCAAGCAGGCCGACGTGTGCAACGTGCGCCTGGTCCCGCCCGACGCCCCCGCGTGCCCGCAGGCCGTGGAGGCGGTCGGGCTCGCGGACTGGGTGATCCTGGGTCCGGGGTCCTGGCACACCTCCGTGCTGCCGCACCTGCTGCTGCCGGGACTGCGCCGGGCCATCTGCGACTCCCCGGCCCGCCGCTGCGTCACCCTGAACCTGTCCCCGGACACCGAGACCCAGGGCAAGACCGCGGCCGACCACCTGCGGGTCCTGCACACCTACTGCCCCGACCTGACCCTCGACGTCGTGCTGGCCGACCCCTCGGCCACCGAGGACGGCGCCGACCTCGAGGAGGTCGCCGCGTCCCTGGGCGCCGAGGTCTTCTACGCCGACGTCCGGGCCCACCCCGGCACCGCCGTGCACAACACCCTCCGGCTCGCGGCCGCCTACCAGGAGATCTTCGAGCGCCACCGCTGA
- the uvrC gene encoding excinuclease ABC subunit UvrC encodes MADPESYRPARQDIPTDPGVYRFRDEYGRVVYVGKAKNLRNRLSSYFAPPHALSPKTRAMVTTAAGVEWTVVGSELESLQLEYTWIKEFKPRFNIAYRDDKSYPYLAVTMSETVPRAQVVRGEKKKGNRYFGPYSQAWAIRETLDALLRVFPVRTCSKGVYRRAEQSGRPCLLGYIDKCSAPCVGRISEEDHYALAEDLCRFMAGQATPFIKELQRQMQEAAAEMDFETAAARRDDIAALEKAFERNAVVLSDSTDADFFALAEDELEAAVQVFHVRGGRIRGQRGWVTEKVEEADGGRLLEQLLEQVYGETAAEASESAAIAEAAAPPEPRGSKHRPAAELAYREDAIPRTVLLSEPADSADRLEEWLSGLRGSRVTIAVPQRGEKAHLMETVRENARQALKLHKSKRAGDITTRSASLQELQEALGIPVPLMRIECYDISHVQGTNVVASMVVFEDGLPRKADYRKFSITGEAARDDTASMYDVISRRFRRHLEEKAQREAAGPRTGQVEAGAEAPERARFAYPPSLVVVDGGPPQVAAAARALADLGIDDVHVVGLAKRLEEVWVPDDEFPVILPRASQGLFLLQRIRDEAHRFAITFHRKKRSSAMTVSVLDELPGVGPAKQKALLKHFGSIKKLRAARVEEIEQVPGFGRALSEKVAAALQSQQEDAAPAVNMTTGEVLS; translated from the coding sequence GTGGCCGATCCGGAGAGCTACCGCCCCGCCCGCCAGGACATCCCGACCGACCCGGGCGTGTACCGCTTCCGGGACGAGTACGGGCGCGTGGTCTACGTGGGCAAGGCGAAGAACCTGCGCAACCGGCTCAGCTCGTACTTCGCGCCCCCGCACGCCCTCAGCCCCAAGACCCGCGCGATGGTCACCACCGCGGCCGGGGTGGAGTGGACCGTGGTGGGCAGCGAGCTGGAGTCCCTGCAGCTCGAGTACACGTGGATCAAGGAGTTCAAGCCCCGGTTCAACATCGCCTACCGGGACGACAAGTCCTACCCCTACCTCGCGGTGACCATGTCCGAGACGGTCCCGCGCGCCCAGGTGGTGCGCGGGGAGAAGAAGAAGGGCAACCGCTACTTCGGCCCCTACTCCCAGGCCTGGGCGATCCGGGAGACGCTCGACGCCCTGCTGCGGGTCTTCCCGGTCCGCACGTGCTCCAAGGGCGTCTACCGGCGCGCCGAGCAGTCCGGGCGCCCGTGCCTGCTCGGCTACATCGACAAGTGCTCCGCGCCCTGCGTCGGCCGGATCTCGGAGGAGGACCACTACGCCCTGGCCGAGGACCTGTGCCGCTTCATGGCCGGGCAGGCCACCCCGTTCATCAAGGAGCTCCAGCGGCAGATGCAGGAGGCCGCCGCGGAGATGGACTTCGAGACCGCCGCCGCCCGCCGCGACGACATCGCCGCCCTGGAGAAGGCCTTCGAGCGCAACGCCGTGGTGCTCTCCGACAGCACGGACGCGGACTTCTTCGCCCTGGCCGAGGACGAGCTCGAGGCCGCCGTGCAGGTCTTCCACGTGCGCGGCGGGCGCATCCGCGGCCAGCGCGGCTGGGTCACCGAGAAGGTCGAGGAGGCCGACGGCGGACGGCTGCTGGAGCAGCTGCTCGAGCAGGTCTACGGGGAGACGGCCGCGGAGGCCTCCGAGAGCGCCGCCATCGCCGAGGCCGCCGCGCCGCCGGAGCCGCGCGGGTCCAAGCACCGGCCCGCCGCCGAGCTCGCCTACCGCGAGGACGCCATTCCGCGCACCGTGCTGCTGTCCGAGCCCGCCGACAGCGCCGACCGGCTCGAGGAGTGGCTCTCCGGGCTGCGCGGCTCCCGGGTCACCATCGCGGTCCCGCAGCGGGGTGAGAAGGCCCACCTCATGGAGACGGTGCGGGAGAACGCCCGGCAGGCCCTGAAGCTGCACAAGTCCAAGCGCGCCGGGGACATCACCACCCGCTCCGCCTCGCTGCAGGAGCTGCAGGAGGCGCTGGGCATCCCGGTGCCGCTGATGCGCATCGAGTGCTACGACATCTCGCACGTGCAGGGCACCAACGTGGTCGCGTCCATGGTCGTGTTCGAGGACGGGCTGCCGCGCAAGGCGGACTACCGCAAGTTCTCCATCACCGGGGAGGCGGCCCGGGACGACACCGCCTCGATGTACGACGTCATCTCCCGCCGCTTCCGCCGCCACCTCGAGGAGAAGGCCCAGCGGGAGGCCGCCGGTCCCCGCACCGGGCAGGTCGAGGCCGGGGCCGAGGCGCCGGAGCGGGCGCGGTTCGCGTACCCGCCCAGCCTCGTGGTGGTCGACGGCGGTCCGCCGCAGGTCGCCGCGGCGGCCCGGGCGCTGGCCGACCTCGGCATCGACGACGTCCACGTGGTCGGCCTCGCCAAGCGGCTGGAGGAGGTCTGGGTCCCGGACGACGAGTTCCCGGTGATCCTGCCGCGGGCCAGCCAGGGCCTGTTCCTGCTGCAGCGCATCCGCGACGAGGCCCACCGCTTCGCCATCACCTTCCACCGCAAGAAGCGCTCCTCCGCGATGACCGTCTCCGTGCTGGACGAGCTGCCCGGGGTCGGGCCGGCCAAGCAGAAGGCCCTGCTGAAGCACTTCGGGTCGATCAAGAAGCTCAGGGCGGCCCGTGTGGAGGAGATCGAGCAGGTGCCCGGGTTCGGGCGGGCGCTGTCCGAGAAGGTCGCCGCCGCCCTGCAGTCCCAGCAGGAGGACGCCGCCCCGGCGGTGAACATGACCACGGGCGAGGTGCTCTCCTGA
- the secG gene encoding preprotein translocase subunit SecG: protein MEILQTVLLAIIVITSLLAVLLVLLNKGKGGGLSDMFGGGMTQSLNTSGVAQKNLIRLTTATAVVWALSIAAYALTMRFTEVAA, encoded by the coding sequence GTGGAAATTCTGCAGACCGTGCTCCTGGCGATCATCGTGATCACCAGCCTCCTGGCCGTCCTGCTCGTGCTCCTGAACAAGGGCAAGGGCGGTGGGCTCTCCGACATGTTCGGCGGCGGGATGACCCAGTCGCTCAACACCTCCGGGGTCGCCCAGAAGAACCTCATCCGGCTCACCACCGCCACCGCCGTGGTGTGGGCGCTCTCCATCGCCGCGTACGCGCTGACCATGCGCTTCACCGAGGTCGCCGCCTGA
- the rapZ gene encoding RNase adapter RapZ, producing the protein MSEHTAGTDAAADGTDHAKPTSSELLIVTGMSGAGRSTAANALEDLGWYVVDNLPPQMLHTLADLVSRTPQALPKLAVVIDVRGKALFNDMKETLAALEASDVDFSVLFLDAADEVLVSRYEHQRRPHPLQAGGRILDGIRAERALLTDLRESADVVLDTSGFNVHALSKAVADLFSTNGPVVLRLTVLSFGFKYGVPADANYVADVRFIPNPHWVPSLRPRTGKDPEVRDYVFQDEGPRQFVDRFVSMLEPVFAGYRTENKHYATVAIGCTGGKHRSVAVSEEVARRLAKLPLVTVNIQHRDVGRE; encoded by the coding sequence ATGAGCGAGCACACCGCCGGAACGGACGCGGCCGCGGACGGAACGGACCACGCGAAGCCCACGAGCTCGGAGCTGCTCATCGTCACCGGCATGTCCGGGGCCGGGCGCAGCACCGCCGCCAACGCCCTGGAGGACCTCGGCTGGTACGTGGTCGACAACCTGCCCCCGCAGATGCTGCACACCCTCGCGGACCTCGTCTCCCGCACCCCGCAGGCCCTGCCCAAGCTGGCCGTGGTGATCGACGTCCGGGGCAAGGCGCTGTTCAACGACATGAAGGAGACGCTGGCGGCCCTGGAGGCCTCCGACGTCGACTTCTCCGTGCTGTTCCTGGACGCGGCCGACGAGGTGCTGGTCTCGCGCTACGAGCACCAGCGCCGGCCCCACCCCCTCCAGGCCGGCGGCCGGATCCTGGACGGGATCCGGGCGGAGCGGGCCCTGCTGACGGACCTGCGGGAGTCGGCCGACGTGGTGCTGGACACCTCCGGGTTCAACGTGCACGCCCTCTCCAAGGCCGTGGCGGACCTCTTCTCCACCAACGGACCCGTGGTGCTGCGCCTGACCGTGCTCAGCTTCGGCTTCAAGTACGGGGTCCCGGCAGACGCGAACTACGTGGCCGACGTCCGCTTCATCCCCAACCCGCACTGGGTCCCGTCCCTGCGGCCCCGCACCGGCAAGGACCCGGAGGTGCGGGACTACGTCTTCCAGGACGAGGGGCCCCGGCAGTTCGTCGACCGGTTCGTCTCGATGCTGGAGCCGGTCTTCGCGGGGTACCGTACGGAGAACAAGCACTACGCCACCGTCGCGATCGGCTGCACGGGCGGGAAGCACCGCTCCGTGGCCGTCAGCGAGGAGGTGGCCCGCAGGCTCGCCAAGCTGCCGCTCGTGACCGTCAACATCCAGCACCGGGACGTGGGCCGGGAGTGA
- the gap gene encoding type I glyceraldehyde-3-phosphate dehydrogenase, which produces MTIRVGINGFGRIGRNFLRAAREQGNNIEVVAVNDLTDPETLVHLFKYDSIMGRYPGEVALNGDGMTVDGQQITFLAEPDPAKLPWGDLGVDVVVESTGRFTNGSKAKAHLDGGAKKVVLSAPGKEIDGTFVPGVNLDSYDSASMNIVSAASCTTNCLAPMAKVLNDAFGIERGLMTTIHAYTADQNLQDGPHKDLRRARAAALNMVPTTTGAAAAVGLVLPELKGKLDGFAVRVPVPTGSVVDLTFEASKEVTVEAVNAAMKEAAEGPMKGIVKYTEDPIVSSDIQGDSISTIFDAPLTKVIDNQVKVIAWYDNEWGYTSRLVNVVQHVGDQL; this is translated from the coding sequence GTGACCATTCGAGTGGGAATCAACGGCTTCGGACGCATCGGACGCAACTTCCTCCGCGCGGCGCGCGAGCAGGGCAACAACATCGAGGTCGTGGCCGTGAACGACCTCACGGACCCGGAGACCCTGGTCCACCTCTTCAAGTACGACTCCATCATGGGCCGCTACCCCGGTGAGGTCGCCCTGAACGGCGACGGCATGACCGTCGACGGCCAGCAGATCACGTTCCTCGCCGAGCCGGATCCCGCGAAGCTGCCCTGGGGCGACCTGGGCGTGGACGTCGTCGTGGAGTCCACCGGCCGCTTCACCAACGGCAGCAAGGCTAAGGCCCACCTGGACGGCGGCGCCAAGAAGGTCGTCCTGTCCGCACCGGGCAAGGAGATCGACGGCACCTTCGTGCCGGGCGTGAACCTGGACTCCTACGACTCCGCGTCGATGAACATCGTCTCGGCGGCCTCCTGCACCACCAACTGCCTCGCCCCGATGGCCAAGGTGCTCAACGACGCGTTCGGCATCGAGCGCGGCCTGATGACCACCATCCACGCCTACACCGCGGACCAGAACCTGCAGGACGGCCCGCACAAGGACCTGCGCCGGGCCCGCGCCGCCGCCCTGAACATGGTGCCCACCACCACCGGTGCGGCCGCCGCCGTCGGCCTGGTGCTGCCGGAGCTCAAGGGCAAGCTGGACGGCTTCGCCGTGCGCGTCCCGGTCCCCACCGGCTCCGTGGTCGACCTGACCTTCGAGGCGTCCAAGGAGGTCACCGTCGAGGCCGTCAACGCCGCCATGAAGGAGGCCGCCGAGGGCCCCATGAAGGGCATCGTCAAGTACACCGAGGACCCCATCGTCTCCTCGGACATCCAGGGCGACAGCATCTCCACGATCTTCGACGCCCCGCTGACGAAGGTCATCGACAACCAGGTCAAGGTCATCGCCTGGTACGACAACGAGTGGGGCTACACCTCCCGGCTCGTCAACGTCGTCCAGCACGTCGGCGACCAGCTCTGA
- a CDS encoding FAD-binding oxidoreductase: MSPSISPSIPPADVGDLRQHVAGPVLTPQDDGYETETAAYNLATPIRPDVVVGAQDADDVAAAVAWAAAHHVPLGVQATGHGADVPMQGGLLISTARLQECTVDPQSRTARVGAGVRWRSVLEASVPHGLVGLSGSTTDVGVVGYTLGGGLPVLGRTFGFAADHVRSFEVVTPDGRRRAVDAAHEPELFGLLRGGKGNLGVVTAMEFELLPLDGLYGGAVIYPGAHAREVLTAWSRWTADLPESVSTSIALLRLPAMDIVPEPLRDRFVVHLRYACTAPAEEAERLLAPMRALPDPVMDTVGPMSYRDVDAIHMDPPVPIPYRETGRLLEDVDDDAVDALLAQAGPDADCPLALIEIRLLGGALSRAAEGTTDLVAGRDGRYVIGLVGLTVPPHGDRVPAAIEDVLTALGGHVSERTLVNFLGSVDGDEAFSRAWSSDAGSRLRAAKDAYDPENLLRFQHAVRP, translated from the coding sequence ATGTCTCCGTCGATCTCTCCCTCGATTCCTCCGGCGGACGTGGGGGACCTCCGGCAGCACGTCGCGGGTCCGGTCCTCACCCCGCAGGACGACGGCTACGAGACCGAGACCGCCGCCTACAACCTCGCGACACCCATCCGCCCCGACGTGGTGGTGGGCGCCCAGGACGCCGACGACGTGGCTGCCGCCGTCGCCTGGGCCGCCGCTCACCACGTGCCCCTCGGCGTGCAGGCCACCGGCCACGGGGCCGACGTGCCCATGCAGGGCGGTCTGCTCATCAGCACGGCCCGGCTGCAGGAGTGCACGGTGGACCCGCAGTCCCGCACCGCCCGCGTGGGAGCGGGCGTGCGCTGGCGGAGCGTGCTGGAGGCCTCGGTGCCGCACGGGCTCGTGGGCCTCAGCGGCTCCACGACCGACGTCGGCGTCGTCGGCTACACCCTCGGCGGCGGCCTGCCCGTCCTGGGGCGGACCTTCGGCTTCGCCGCCGACCACGTCCGGTCCTTCGAGGTCGTCACCCCGGACGGACGGCGGCGCGCGGTCGACGCCGCGCACGAGCCCGAGCTCTTCGGCCTGCTCCGTGGAGGCAAGGGCAACCTGGGCGTGGTCACCGCGATGGAGTTCGAGCTGCTCCCGCTCGACGGGCTCTACGGCGGGGCCGTCATCTATCCCGGCGCCCACGCCCGCGAGGTGCTCACCGCCTGGTCCCGGTGGACCGCGGACCTGCCGGAGTCGGTCTCCACCTCGATCGCGCTGCTGCGGCTGCCGGCCATGGACATCGTCCCCGAGCCGCTGCGCGACCGGTTCGTCGTCCACCTCCGCTACGCCTGCACGGCCCCGGCGGAGGAAGCGGAGCGGCTGCTCGCCCCGATGCGGGCTCTGCCCGACCCGGTCATGGACACGGTCGGGCCCATGAGCTACCGGGACGTCGACGCGATCCACATGGACCCGCCGGTGCCCATCCCGTACCGGGAGACGGGGCGGCTGCTGGAGGACGTGGACGACGACGCCGTCGACGCGCTGCTGGCGCAGGCGGGCCCGGACGCGGACTGCCCCCTGGCCCTCATCGAGATCCGCCTCCTGGGCGGCGCGCTCTCCCGGGCCGCGGAAGGCACCACCGACCTCGTGGCCGGCCGGGACGGCCGTTACGTGATCGGCCTCGTGGGCCTCACCGTGCCGCCGCACGGGGACCGGGTGCCGGCGGCGATCGAGGACGTCCTGACAGCGCTGGGCGGGCACGTGTCGGAGCGCACGTTGGTCAATTTCCTGGGCTCGGTGGACGGGGACGAGGCCTTCTCCCGGGCCTGGAGCTCGGACGCCGGCTCCCGGCTGCGGGCCGCGAAGGACGCCTACGACCCCGAGAACCTGCTCCGCTTCCAGCACGCGGTGCGTCCCTGA
- a CDS encoding phosphoglycerate kinase codes for MAHALDELIADGVAGRRVLVRSDLNVPLDGFAVTDDGRVRASLPVIEKLAHAGARVIVMAHLGRPKGQVDPKYSIAPAGQRLADLADVPVRVATDVVGPDARDKAEALADGEVLVLENVRFDPRETSKDDAERGAFADELAALTGEGGAYVDDAFGAVHRKHASVFDIAHRLPAYQGDLVKRELDVLTKVVQNPERPFVVVMGGSKVSDKLAVIENLIGKADSLLIGGGMVFTFLAAQGHRVGGSLLEEDQIETVKGYLEKAAAAGTEIVLPVDVVYAAAFAADAPHETRPVEDIVGGEIGATGLGLDIGPASAALFAERIKAARTIFWNGPMGVFEMDAFAAGTREVAEAIVAADAMSVIGGGDSASAVRNLGFRDDQFGHISTGGGASLEFIEGKELPGVVALGA; via the coding sequence ATGGCTCATGCACTTGACGAACTGATCGCCGACGGCGTCGCCGGACGCCGCGTCCTGGTCCGCTCGGACCTCAACGTCCCGCTGGACGGCTTCGCGGTGACCGACGACGGCCGCGTCCGCGCCTCGCTGCCGGTCATCGAGAAGCTCGCCCACGCCGGGGCCCGCGTCATCGTGATGGCGCACCTCGGCCGCCCGAAGGGACAGGTCGACCCGAAGTACTCGATCGCTCCCGCCGGGCAGCGCCTGGCCGACCTGGCCGACGTGCCGGTGCGGGTCGCCACCGACGTCGTCGGCCCGGACGCCCGGGACAAGGCCGAGGCCCTGGCCGACGGCGAGGTGCTCGTGCTCGAGAACGTGCGCTTCGACCCCCGGGAGACCTCGAAGGACGACGCCGAGCGCGGTGCCTTCGCGGACGAGCTCGCCGCCCTGACCGGTGAGGGCGGGGCCTACGTGGACGACGCCTTCGGGGCGGTGCACCGCAAGCACGCCTCCGTCTTCGACATCGCCCACCGGCTCCCGGCCTACCAGGGCGACCTGGTCAAGCGGGAGCTGGACGTGCTCACGAAGGTCGTCCAGAACCCCGAGCGGCCGTTCGTGGTCGTCATGGGCGGCTCCAAGGTCTCCGACAAGCTCGCCGTGATCGAGAACCTCATCGGCAAGGCCGACTCCCTGCTCATCGGCGGGGGGATGGTCTTCACCTTCCTGGCGGCCCAGGGCCACCGCGTGGGCGGGTCGCTGCTGGAGGAGGACCAGATCGAGACCGTCAAGGGCTACCTCGAGAAGGCCGCCGCCGCCGGCACGGAGATCGTGCTGCCCGTGGACGTCGTGTACGCGGCGGCGTTCGCCGCCGACGCCCCGCACGAGACCCGTCCCGTGGAGGACATCGTGGGCGGCGAGATCGGGGCCACCGGCCTCGGCCTGGACATCGGCCCCGCCTCGGCGGCGCTGTTCGCCGAGCGGATCAAGGCCGCGCGGACCATCTTCTGGAACGGCCCCATGGGCGTGTTCGAGATGGACGCGTTCGCCGCGGGCACCCGCGAGGTGGCCGAGGCCATCGTCGCCGCGGACGCCATGAGCGTGATCGGCGGCGGCGACTCCGCCTCGGCCGTGCGCAACCTGGGCTTCCGCGACGACCAGTTCGGCCACATCTCCACCGGCGGCGGCGCCTCCCTCGAGTTCATCGAGGGCAAGGAGCTGCCCGGGGTCGTCGCCCTCGGCGCCTGA